A genomic region of Pelodiscus sinensis isolate JC-2024 chromosome 1, ASM4963464v1, whole genome shotgun sequence contains the following coding sequences:
- the LOC102451208 gene encoding olfactory receptor 52M1-like — MSRSNATGSPNPSTFILLGIPGLEGAHVWIAIPFSVMYAIAFLGNFTIMLIVKMEPSLHGPMYYFLCMLAATDLVLSTSTVPKMLSIFWFNDREINFSACLTQMFFIHCFTAMESGIFASMALDRYVAICNPLRHSTILTNPIVGKIGLAMLLRGGLITLPCPLLARLWPYCRTNVMLHTCCEHTAVVNLACADIRISSYYGLFVAVLLLGLDVLYIAVSYTLILRAIFSLPTKDARLKTFGTCGSHLCAILAFYIPGLFSVLTYRFGQSVALHFHVLFANVCLLFPPMLNPIIYGVRTKHIRDRLLRLFTQKGT; from the coding sequence ATGTCACGTTCCAATGCAACTGGCTCTCCCAATCCCTCCACCTTCATCTTgttgggcatccctggcctggagggggCCCATGTCTGGATCGCCATCCCCTTCAGTGTGATGTACGCCATCGCCTTCTTGGGTAACTTTACCATCATGCTCATTGTGAAGATGGAACCAAGTCTCCAtgggcccatgtactatttcctctgcatgctggctgccaCTGACCTGGTCCTGTCCACATCCACTGtacccaaaatgctgagcatcttctggttcaatgaCCGAGAGATAAATTTCAGTGCCTgtctcacccagatgttcttcattcactgcttcaCTGCAATGGAATCGGGAATCTTTGCAtccatggcgttggatcgctatgtggccatctgcaatcctctgagacattccaccatcctgaccaaCCCCATTGTGGGCAAGATTGGCCTGGCCATGTTGCTGCGTGGTGGCTTGATCACATTGCCCTGTCCCTTGCTGGCGAGGCtttggccatattgcagaaccaatgTCATGCTTCATACATGCTGTGAGCACACAGCAGTAGTGAATCTGGCTTGTGCTGACATTCGCATCAGTAgctactacggcctctttgtAGCAGTCCTTCTCTTGGGTCTTGACGTGCTTTATATAGCTGTGTCATATACCCTGAtactcagggccatcttcagtcTCCCCACCAAGGACGCCAGACttaagacttttgggacctgtggttcccacctctgtgccatcttagccttttacatcccaggtCTCTTCTCTGTCCTCACATACCGGTTTGGCCAGAGTGTGGCTTTGCATTTCCATGTTCTCTTTGCTAATGTGTGTCTCCTGTTCCCCCCGATGCTGAACCCCATTATCTATGGGGTGAGGACAAAACAtatccgggacaggctgctccgGCTCTTTACTCAGAAAGGGACCTAA